A region from the Helcococcus ovis genome encodes:
- a CDS encoding SDR family NAD(P)-dependent oxidoreductase, which produces MSKVVVITGASKGIGFEAAKVFKKNNYKVYDLSRTGKDSDISSHIYCDVTDYNTVESAINEVINREGRIDTVISNAGFGISGSVEGHSYKNIRSQIDVNFVGCSFLANATLKHIRNTKGRIIFMSSVAAVIPIPFQAIYSATKAAILSLAQCLDNELEGSGARAIALLPGDLSTSFTKNRIKNEFEPDFYHLRVENSVGKMEKDEINGMKPIVIANKLYKLATQKNPKVKSSVGILYKFALVLGMILPVRLKQFIIKKMYA; this is translated from the coding sequence GTGTCAAAAGTAGTTGTGATAACCGGTGCTTCAAAAGGTATAGGATTTGAAGCGGCTAAAGTTTTTAAAAAAAATAATTATAAGGTGTATGATTTAAGCAGAACGGGGAAAGATAGTGATATATCAAGTCATATTTACTGTGATGTAACAGATTATAATACTGTTGAGAGTGCTATAAATGAAGTAATTAATAGAGAAGGAAGGATAGATACAGTTATATCAAATGCCGGATTTGGGATTTCCGGATCAGTTGAAGGTCACTCATATAAAAATATAAGAAGTCAAATTGATGTAAATTTTGTTGGTTGTTCATTTTTAGCTAATGCAACATTAAAACATATAAGAAATACGAAGGGGCGTATAATTTTTATGTCTTCAGTTGCTGCGGTTATACCAATACCCTTTCAAGCGATTTATTCAGCGACAAAGGCGGCGATTCTTTCATTAGCACAGTGTTTGGATAATGAATTGGAAGGTTCAGGGGCTAGAGCAATTGCTTTATTACCGGGAGATTTATCTACATCTTTTACAAAAAATAGAATAAAAAATGAATTTGAACCGGATTTTTATCATTTAAGAGTTGAAAATTCTGTAGGCAAAATGGAAAAAGATGAAATAAATGGAATGAAGCCTATTGTAATAGCTAACAAGTTATATAAATTAGCTACACAAAAGAATCCAAAAGTTAAGAGTAGTGTAGGAATATTATATAAATTTGCATTAGTTTTAGGTATGATTTTGCCTGTAAGATTAAAACAATTTATTATAAAAAAAATGTATGCTTAA
- a CDS encoding BglG family transcription antiterminator, which yields MKKRQKQILNYIFNNQNIDFYYILRKFNISKRTLYYDIENINYEIKKFGKVEKIDNLLIYCGSDEIKNEFNFNAKNFEDIEYRRNKIVDKIFNDDVENLDLLSQELLVSKTTILNDLENIKTKLEKNKIKLIYDSRYKIFGNENTIREFYLKHLMLDENLLKYQDDGILKINREANLKLTDFSISSLSKYLYFCKKRINNGFILKELNFNILEVKNIYYYDIVSNIIDLEDELENIYFVAYIASLTNTRDKEIKTEIKDYIEELILNFEKFSAIHIKDKDNFIRQISNHLLSSYYRIKFDFPIINPLLGDIKNKYHYLYDIVKDSINQMDNDVFKNLRDDEIGFITVYFGSNINYFLNENIKVIIVCPNGLMISKLIEMQIINYFPSVEILASISSRDIKKINKNYDYIISTIDLKEYKNVILVNPIFSNQNIAELSEKLIRFDNFISENAISKLMEIIKQNAKIYNEEKLSREIFKFFIKKKEFKERKAPLLSELLNEKRVKKIKEVDDWKIAIGEAAKPLIQDKSIDESYVKLMIDSVLEHGPYIVLEDGFAMPHANGGKGVNRLSVSIMALEKPVDLLGKSVSVFLVLATTDSKTHLRALSGLSKILEDEENIKVLETGDYKKIINLIKKKEVE from the coding sequence ATGAAAAAAAGACAAAAACAAATTTTAAATTACATTTTTAATAATCAAAATATTGACTTTTATTATATTTTAAGAAAATTTAATATTTCAAAACGTACTCTTTATTATGATATAGAAAATATAAACTATGAAATTAAAAAATTTGGAAAGGTCGAAAAAATAGATAATTTGTTGATATATTGCGGGAGTGATGAAATTAAAAATGAATTTAATTTTAATGCGAAAAATTTTGAAGATATTGAGTATAGAAGAAATAAAATTGTAGATAAGATTTTTAATGATGATGTTGAAAATTTAGATTTATTATCCCAAGAATTGCTTGTAAGTAAAACTACAATTTTAAATGATTTAGAAAATATCAAAACCAAATTAGAAAAAAATAAAATAAAACTCATATATGATTCAAGGTACAAAATTTTTGGAAATGAAAATACGATTAGGGAGTTTTACTTAAAACATTTAATGCTTGACGAAAATTTATTAAAATATCAAGATGATGGAATATTAAAAATAAATAGAGAAGCAAATTTAAAACTTACAGATTTTTCTATTTCTTCTCTTTCTAAATATTTATACTTTTGTAAAAAAAGAATAAATAATGGATTTATATTAAAAGAGCTAAATTTTAATATTTTAGAAGTGAAAAATATATATTATTACGATATAGTTTCTAATATTATAGACCTTGAGGATGAATTAGAGAATATATATTTTGTAGCATATATAGCGAGTTTAACTAATACTAGAGATAAAGAAATTAAAACGGAGATTAAGGATTATATTGAAGAATTAATTTTAAATTTTGAGAAATTTTCGGCTATTCATATAAAAGATAAAGATAATTTTATAAGGCAAATATCTAATCATTTATTGTCTTCATATTATAGAATAAAATTTGATTTTCCTATAATAAACCCTTTGTTGGGAGATATAAAAAACAAGTATCATTATTTATATGATATTGTTAAGGATTCTATAAATCAAATGGATAATGATGTTTTTAAAAATTTACGAGATGATGAAATTGGATTTATCACAGTATATTTTGGTTCCAACATCAATTATTTCTTAAATGAAAATATAAAAGTGATTATTGTGTGTCCAAATGGATTAATGATATCTAAATTAATTGAGATGCAAATTATAAATTACTTTCCATCTGTTGAGATATTAGCTTCTATATCAAGTAGAGATATCAAAAAAATAAATAAAAATTATGATTATATAATTTCTACAATTGATTTGAAAGAATATAAAAACGTAATTTTAGTTAATCCAATATTTTCGAATCAAAATATTGCAGAACTTTCAGAAAAATTAATAAGATTTGACAATTTTATAAGTGAAAATGCAATATCAAAATTGATGGAAATTATCAAACAAAATGCAAAAATTTATAATGAAGAAAAATTATCAAGAGAAATATTTAAATTTTTTATAAAGAAAAAAGAATTTAAAGAAAGGAAAGCTCCATTGTTAAGTGAATTATTAAATGAAAAGAGAGTAAAAAAAATAAAAGAGGTTGATGATTGGAAGATTGCTATAGGTGAAGCAGCAAAACCGTTAATTCAAGATAAAAGCATTGATGAATCTTACGTGAAATTGATGATAGATTCAGTTTTAGAACATGGACCATATATTGTTTTAGAAGATGGATTTGCTATGCCCCATGCTAATGGGGGGAAGGGAGTGAATAGATTATCTGTAAGTATAATGGCTTTAGAAAAACCGGTTGATTTATTAGGGAAAAGTGTAAGTGTATTTTTAGTTTTAGCAACAACTGATTCTAAAACTCATTTAAGAGCTTTGTCAGGATTATCTAAAATTTTGGAGGATGAAGAAAATATCAAAGTTTTAGAAACTGGGGATTATAAAAAAATTATTAATTTAATAAAGAAAAAGGAGGTGGAATAA
- the thiD gene encoding bifunctional hydroxymethylpyrimidine kinase/phosphomethylpyrimidine kinase, which translates to MKKVLTIAGVDPIGGAGMMSDIKTMTAHDVYGMCAITLLSIQNTIGFYEVQPVESRFLEKQIDVIFSDIIPDATKTGMLLNSDLIKVVAQKMKQYKPKNLVIDPVMIAHRKFKLIDDEAIETLIDELIPLADLITPNIGEGEILAGITIENKKDMETAAKIIYEKFGTNVVLKSGVSEEDADDLLYTDKGIFWIKGEKVDTKNTRGTGDALSSSIVSNLAKGYDLKTSVKLAKKFVYNALSEKLQIGRGVGSIHHSFEIKNILK; encoded by the coding sequence ATGAAAAAAGTACTAACAATTGCTGGGGTTGATCCAATTGGTGGAGCAGGTATGATGTCTGATATCAAGACTATGACAGCACATGATGTATATGGGATGTGTGCGATTACTTTGCTTAGTATTCAAAATACAATTGGATTTTATGAGGTGCAGCCAGTTGAATCACGATTTTTAGAAAAACAAATAGATGTAATTTTTTCTGACATTATTCCTGATGCGACAAAAACCGGAATGCTTTTAAATTCTGATTTGATAAAGGTTGTAGCTCAAAAAATGAAACAGTATAAACCCAAAAATTTAGTAATAGATCCTGTTATGATTGCTCATAGAAAATTTAAATTAATTGATGATGAAGCAATAGAAACTTTAATTGATGAATTAATACCTTTGGCGGATTTGATTACTCCAAATATTGGAGAAGGTGAAATTTTAGCAGGAATTACAATTGAAAATAAAAAAGATATGGAAACTGCTGCCAAAATAATATATGAAAAATTTGGAACTAATGTAGTATTGAAAAGTGGAGTTAGCGAAGAGGATGCTGATGACTTGCTTTATACTGATAAAGGAATATTTTGGATAAAAGGGGAAAAAGTTGATACTAAAAATACTAGAGGTACAGGAGATGCACTTTCTAGTTCTATTGTGTCAAATTTGGCGAAGGGATATGATTTGAAAACCTCTGTTAAACTAGCTAAAAAATTTGTTTATAATGCTTTGTCAGAAAAATTACAAATAGGAAGAGGAGTAGGATCTATTCATCATTCATTTGAAATTAAAAATATATTGAAGTGA
- a CDS encoding PTS sugar transporter subunit IIB produces MKIYTVCGNGIGSSLLLKMKVEEIAMENGIDVEVESVDSNAAVGKDADLFITVKEFENIFPSDKKVAIIRSYTNKKKITEDVLPILKEMI; encoded by the coding sequence ATGAAAATATATACAGTATGTGGAAATGGGATAGGAAGTAGTCTTTTACTAAAAATGAAAGTAGAAGAAATTGCAATGGAAAATGGAATTGATGTTGAAGTAGAATCAGTAGATTCAAATGCTGCAGTAGGAAAAGATGCAGACTTATTTATAACTGTTAAGGAATTTGAAAATATTTTTCCTAGTGATAAAAAAGTTGCAATTATAAGAAGTTATACAAATAAGAAAAAAATTACAGAAGATGTATTACCAATATTAAAAGAAATGATCTAA
- the rplA gene encoding 50S ribosomal protein L1 produces MPRVGKRFKEVSNLVDREKFYELEEAVELVKKVATAKFDETVELHLKLGVDSRHADQQVRNTVVLPNGTGKDVKVAVFAKGEKVNEALEAGADFAGEDLIDRVQKENWMDFDVAIATPDMMGQVGKVARVLGPRGLMPNPKAGTVTFDLAKAVKEAKSGKVEYRTDKQNIVHVAVGKASFGEKELLENIKTLIRSVIKDKPASAKGKYLRSVTITSTMGPGVKLNTVRLMEL; encoded by the coding sequence ATGCCAAGAGTAGGGAAAAGATTTAAAGAAGTATCAAATTTAGTAGATAGAGAAAAATTTTATGAACTAGAAGAAGCTGTTGAATTAGTAAAAAAGGTTGCAACAGCAAAATTTGATGAAACAGTAGAATTGCATTTAAAATTAGGTGTTGACTCAAGACATGCTGACCAACAAGTTAGAAATACAGTAGTATTACCAAATGGTACAGGGAAAGATGTTAAAGTAGCTGTATTTGCAAAAGGTGAAAAAGTTAATGAAGCTTTAGAAGCAGGTGCAGATTTTGCTGGTGAAGATTTAATAGATAGAGTTCAAAAAGAAAATTGGATGGATTTTGATGTAGCTATTGCAACACCTGATATGATGGGACAAGTAGGTAAAGTAGCTAGAGTTTTAGGACCAAGAGGTTTAATGCCAAATCCTAAAGCTGGTACAGTAACATTTGATTTAGCTAAAGCTGTTAAAGAAGCAAAATCTGGTAAGGTTGAATACAGAACAGATAAGCAAAATATAGTTCACGTTGCTGTAGGTAAAGCAAGCTTTGGTGAAAAAGAATTATTAGAAAATATTAAAACATTGATTCGTTCAGTTATAAAAGATAAACCAGCTTCAGCTAAAGGTAAGTATTTAAGATCAGTAACAATTACAAGTACAATGGGACCTGGTGTAAAATTAAACACTGTTAGATTAATGGAATTATAA
- the rplJ gene encoding 50S ribosomal protein L10, whose amino-acid sequence MSQSALSLKQQVVSEIKDAIQNSKSVVIVEYRGLNVEQVSDLRNKYRSEGVSYKVYKNTMVKIALEELGYEGFEEYLAGPNGFVFSNEDMVAGPRITVNFSKENEKLVVKAGLLDGKVVDVEDVKALAKLPTREVLVAQVLGGLNAPIAGFANVLQGTLRQVVYALNAVKEKQEQNA is encoded by the coding sequence GTGAGTCAATCAGCATTATCATTAAAACAACAAGTGGTAAGCGAGATTAAAGATGCTATTCAAAACTCTAAATCTGTAGTAATTGTAGAATACCGTGGATTAAATGTAGAACAAGTATCCGATTTAAGAAATAAGTATAGATCTGAAGGAGTTAGCTATAAAGTATATAAAAATACAATGGTTAAAATCGCTTTAGAAGAATTAGGATATGAAGGATTCGAAGAATATCTAGCAGGACCAAACGGTTTTGTATTCAGCAATGAAGATATGGTTGCAGGACCAAGGATTACAGTTAACTTTTCAAAAGAAAATGAAAAATTAGTTGTAAAAGCAGGTTTACTTGATGGAAAAGTTGTTGATGTAGAAGATGTAAAAGCATTAGCAAAATTACCAACAAGAGAAGTATTAGTAGCACAAGTATTAGGTGGATTAAATGCACCTATCGCTGGATTTGCAAATGTATTGCAAGGAACATTAAGACAAGTAGTTTATGCATTAAATGCAGTAAAAGAAAAACAAGAGCAAAATGCTTAA
- a CDS encoding ABC transporter ATP-binding protein, translating to MKLVIKNIKKSFKEKDVLIDASYQFENGKIYGLLGRNGAGKTTLFNILYRELEEDDGNIGFFDDEKLRELKVEDIGMVFAETHLPDFLTAYEYIKFIIDINNPNELFKIDTYFDEMNIEQEDRHRLLKDFSSGMKSKVALLAIYIQKPKIILLDEPLTAVDVVSAAEIKRFFRSLKNDHIVIVSTHMLDLAKDLCDEIVLLHNGKLQSLSNLEKDENYESKIVEALKEEKDV from the coding sequence ATGAAATTAGTTATTAAAAATATTAAAAAATCTTTTAAGGAAAAAGATGTATTAATTGATGCAAGTTACCAATTTGAAAATGGTAAAATTTATGGTTTACTTGGTAGAAATGGTGCCGGAAAAACTACACTATTTAATATCTTATATAGAGAACTTGAAGAAGATGATGGAAATATCGGATTCTTTGATGATGAAAAATTAAGGGAACTTAAAGTTGAAGATATAGGAATGGTTTTTGCTGAAACACATTTACCAGATTTTTTAACAGCATATGAATATATTAAATTTATTATTGATATTAATAATCCGAATGAATTATTTAAAATAGATACATATTTTGATGAAATGAATATTGAACAAGAAGATAGACATAGACTCCTAAAAGATTTTTCATCAGGAATGAAGTCAAAAGTAGCGTTGTTGGCTATTTATATTCAAAAACCAAAAATAATTTTACTTGATGAACCTTTAACAGCGGTTGATGTCGTAAGTGCTGCAGAAATTAAAAGATTCTTTAGATCTCTTAAAAATGATCATATAGTTATAGTTTCAACACATATGCTTGATTTAGCTAAAGACTTATGTGATGAAATTGTATTGTTACATAATGGTAAGTTGCAATCATTGAGTAATCTTGAAAAAGATGAAAATTATGAAAGTAAGATTGTAGAAGCTTTGAAGGAAGAAAAAGATGTTTAG
- a CDS encoding transaldolase produces MKVKIYADGADINGMLEEYNKGVVSGFTTNPSLMKKAGVKDYKIFAKEVTSKIKDLSVSFEVFGDDFETMKKEALILKEYGKNVFVKIPIQNTKGESSIPLIKELSSLGVNVNVTAIFTIQQVKDVVCAVSENANTIVSIFAGRIADLGVNPIPIMEEAVKLVNTKKNIELLWASTREVYNIVQADELGVDIITVQNDLLKKIADFGKDLNQRSLETVIDFNKDVKYLGFSIL; encoded by the coding sequence ATGAAAGTTAAAATTTATGCAGATGGTGCAGATATAAATGGAATGCTTGAAGAATATAATAAAGGTGTTGTTTCAGGATTTACAACTAATCCATCTTTAATGAAAAAAGCAGGAGTTAAGGATTATAAAATATTTGCGAAAGAAGTTACAAGTAAAATAAAAGATTTATCGGTTTCTTTTGAAGTTTTTGGAGATGATTTTGAAACTATGAAGAAAGAAGCTTTGATATTGAAAGAATATGGAAAAAATGTTTTTGTTAAAATTCCTATTCAAAATACAAAAGGAGAATCCAGTATTCCATTAATTAAAGAACTTTCATCTTTAGGGGTGAATGTTAATGTAACAGCAATTTTTACAATACAACAAGTTAAAGATGTAGTATGTGCTGTTTCTGAAAATGCAAATACGATTGTATCTATATTTGCCGGTAGAATAGCTGATTTAGGAGTTAATCCTATACCTATTATGGAAGAAGCGGTAAAACTTGTTAATACAAAGAAAAATATTGAATTATTATGGGCTTCAACAAGAGAGGTTTACAATATAGTTCAAGCTGATGAGTTAGGAGTAGATATAATAACTGTTCAAAATGATTTGTTGAAAAAAATAGCTGATTTTGGAAAGGACTTAAATCAAAGATCATTAGAAACGGTAATAGACTTTAATAAAGATGTAAAGTACTTAGGATTTTCAATTTTATAG
- the nusG gene encoding transcription termination/antitermination protein NusG, with product MNNENIEQANWYVVHTYSGYENKVRSKIENMIENGKAHNVFDVKVPMEEYEDIKGGKKVSKERKIFPGYVLIKMIVDSKNWYLIRNTRGVTGFIGPDGEPVPLSAKEIREFGIEKSEPVQTVKQVVEIDLEIGDEIEIISGPFSGFNAKITGINTEKQFVTALIDILGRDTAAEIEFTDIKQ from the coding sequence ATGAACAACGAAAATATTGAACAAGCGAATTGGTATGTTGTTCATACTTATTCAGGATATGAAAATAAAGTTAGAAGTAAAATAGAAAATATGATTGAAAATGGGAAGGCTCACAATGTTTTTGATGTGAAAGTTCCTATGGAAGAGTATGAAGATATTAAAGGCGGAAAAAAAGTTTCAAAAGAAAGAAAGATTTTTCCAGGATATGTACTAATAAAAATGATTGTTGATTCTAAAAATTGGTATTTAATAAGAAATACAAGAGGGGTTACGGGATTTATTGGACCTGATGGAGAACCTGTGCCTTTGAGTGCGAAAGAAATTAGAGAATTTGGAATTGAAAAGTCTGAACCGGTTCAAACTGTAAAACAAGTTGTAGAAATTGATTTAGAAATTGGGGATGAAATAGAAATTATTTCCGGACCGTTTAGTGGATTTAATGCTAAAATTACAGGAATCAATACTGAAAAGCAATTTGTTACTGCATTAATTGATATTTTAGGTAGGGATACAGCAGCAGAAATAGAATTTACAGATATAAAACAATAA
- the secE gene encoding preprotein translocase subunit SecE, whose protein sequence is MSTEKKGFLKGIRSEYGKIAWPTKSELLKATFVVIVTIAVVSAVTKLLDMLFGFILSFTV, encoded by the coding sequence ATGAGTACAGAAAAAAAAGGATTCTTAAAAGGAATTAGAAGTGAATACGGAAAAATAGCTTGGCCAACAAAGAGTGAATTGTTAAAGGCAACATTTGTTGTTATTGTAACAATAGCTGTTGTTTCAGCAGTTACAAAATTGCTTGACATGCTATTTGGATTTATATTATCATTTACTGTTTAA
- the rpmG gene encoding 50S ribosomal protein L33, whose protein sequence is MRDKVKLACSECKQRNYDTMKNKRNTTDRIELKKYCKFCEKHTIHKETK, encoded by the coding sequence ATGAGGGATAAGGTAAAACTTGCATGTTCAGAATGTAAACAAAGAAACTACGATACTATGAAAAATAAGAGAAATACTACAGATAGGATTGAACTTAAAAAGTATTGTAAATTCTGTGAAAAACATACTATTCACAAAGAAACTAAATAG
- a CDS encoding PTS ascorbate transporter subunit IIC: MNGILSFIKNILEQPAFLMGLFAFVGLIALKRPAHKVFSGTIGPIIGYLMLAAGAGVIVSNLDPLAKMIQKGFNITGVVPNNEAVTSVAQKVLGVETMSILVVGLAINLIIARATRYKYVFLTGHHSFFMACLLSAVLGAIGFKGIELIVFGGFFLGAWSAISPAIGQKYTLKVTDNDDIAMGHFSSLGYYVSAFIGSLVGKGSKSTEEIKVPESLGFLRNTTISTALTMMIFYLFAAMVAGSEYVTKELSNGQNPYVFAIISALNFAVGVAIVYAGVRMILADLIPAFQGIAKKVIPNAIPAVDCAVFFTYAQTAVVLGFVSSFIGGVVGMLILGFAGGVLIIPGMVPHFFCGATAGIYGNSTGGKRGAIIGAFVNGLLLSFLPALLLPVLGQLGFANTTFGDVDFAVLGIVLGRVGEFMHNTGVYLLAVVVLIVLILPSIFRPSDKSINHIVED, translated from the coding sequence ATGAATGGTATTTTATCTTTTATTAAGAATATTTTAGAACAACCGGCATTTTTAATGGGTTTGTTTGCTTTTGTTGGATTAATTGCACTAAAAAGACCGGCACACAAAGTTTTTTCTGGAACTATAGGACCGATAATAGGATATTTAATGTTAGCAGCAGGGGCGGGAGTTATAGTTTCTAACTTAGATCCTTTAGCAAAAATGATTCAAAAAGGATTTAATATTACAGGTGTTGTACCTAATAATGAAGCAGTTACATCGGTTGCACAAAAAGTATTAGGTGTGGAAACAATGTCTATTTTAGTTGTAGGTTTAGCTATAAATTTGATTATTGCACGTGCGACAAGATATAAATATGTATTTTTAACAGGTCATCATAGCTTTTTCATGGCATGTTTATTATCAGCAGTATTGGGGGCAATAGGATTTAAAGGTATTGAATTAATTGTTTTTGGTGGATTTTTCTTAGGAGCATGGTCTGCTATTTCTCCAGCAATTGGACAAAAATACACATTGAAGGTTACAGATAATGACGATATCGCCATGGGACATTTTTCAAGCTTAGGTTACTATGTTAGTGCATTTATTGGAAGTTTAGTAGGAAAAGGGTCAAAATCAACAGAAGAAATAAAAGTTCCTGAATCATTAGGATTTCTAAGAAATACTACGATTTCTACAGCATTAACTATGATGATATTTTATTTGTTTGCAGCTATGGTTGCCGGATCAGAATATGTAACTAAGGAATTATCAAATGGTCAAAATCCATATGTATTTGCCATAATTTCAGCATTGAACTTTGCTGTTGGTGTAGCTATAGTTTATGCCGGTGTAAGAATGATATTGGCTGACTTAATTCCTGCTTTCCAAGGAATTGCGAAAAAAGTTATACCAAATGCTATACCAGCTGTTGACTGTGCTGTATTCTTTACATATGCACAAACAGCAGTTGTTTTAGGATTTGTTTCATCATTTATTGGTGGTGTTGTAGGTATGTTGATTTTAGGTTTTGCAGGAGGGGTTTTAATCATACCTGGTATGGTTCCTCATTTCTTCTGTGGGGCAACTGCAGGTATTTATGGAAATTCTACAGGTGGTAAAAGAGGTGCTATAATTGGTGCATTTGTAAATGGGCTTCTATTATCATTTTTACCAGCATTGTTATTACCGGTTTTAGGACAATTAGGATTTGCAAATACAACATTTGGAGATGTAGATTTTGCAGTTTTAGGAATAGTTTTAGGCAGAGTTGGAGAATTTATGCATAATACAGGAGTTTATTTATTAGCGGTTGTTGTATTAATTGTATTAATTTTACCAAGTATTTTTAGACCATCAGATAAATCAATTAATCATATTGTTGAAGATTAG
- a CDS encoding aminotransferase class I/II-fold pyridoxal phosphate-dependent enzyme, which yields MEEIKKITDFENSREFGKYMQMVKGVSEILETFGNPYFVPHDSALTDKSIMNGKEVLNFGSYNYLCLSGDPEVNQAAKEAVDKYGTSASGSRLLAGEKTLHKELEKAIAEWKHTEDAIVLVGGHSTNVTFVGNFCNENDLILYDILMHNSVTEGIRMSSAKAKRFKHNDYEMLERLVEKNRDKYEKILIIAEGVYSMDGDIAPIDEYVRIKKKYGCFLMVDEAHSACVIGENGKGVDEYFNLDPNDIDIKMGTLSKGLGTCGGYLAGKHSLIEYLRYSLPGFVFSVGISPVLAAATKKSVELIQRDNSRVKSLKSNIKYFIEQAKLRGLDTCLAKESAIIPIYVGDESMSFKLSMELQDEGIFVPPAVYPAVPKKRARLRFCLTSGHTFEQIQYTLDKVQELMKKEGLL from the coding sequence ATGGAAGAAATAAAAAAAATAACAGATTTTGAAAATTCAAGAGAATTTGGAAAATACATGCAAATGGTAAAAGGAGTTTCTGAAATTTTAGAAACGTTTGGAAATCCCTATTTTGTACCACATGACTCAGCATTAACCGATAAATCAATTATGAATGGTAAAGAAGTTTTAAACTTTGGAAGTTATAATTATTTGTGTTTATCAGGAGATCCGGAAGTTAATCAAGCTGCGAAAGAAGCGGTTGATAAATATGGTACAAGTGCAAGTGGTAGTAGATTATTAGCCGGTGAGAAAACTTTGCATAAAGAATTAGAAAAAGCAATTGCAGAATGGAAACATACAGAGGATGCTATAGTTTTAGTTGGAGGACACTCAACAAATGTAACATTTGTTGGGAATTTCTGTAATGAAAATGATTTGATTCTTTATGATATTTTGATGCATAATTCAGTAACTGAAGGTATCAGAATGAGCAGTGCTAAAGCTAAGAGATTTAAGCATAACGATTATGAAATGCTTGAAAGATTGGTAGAAAAAAACAGAGATAAGTATGAAAAAATTCTCATAATCGCAGAAGGTGTATACAGTATGGATGGAGATATTGCACCTATTGATGAATATGTAAGAATTAAGAAGAAATATGGATGTTTCTTAATGGTTGATGAAGCACATTCAGCATGTGTAATTGGTGAAAATGGGAAAGGAGTAGATGAATACTTTAATTTAGATCCAAATGATATAGATATAAAAATGGGAACATTATCTAAAGGGTTAGGAACTTGTGGAGGATATTTGGCAGGAAAGCATAGTTTAATTGAATATTTAAGATATTCTTTACCTGGATTTGTATTTTCAGTAGGAATTTCACCGGTGTTAGCAGCTGCAACAAAGAAATCTGTTGAATTAATTCAAAGAGATAATAGTAGAGTGAAGAGTTTAAAATCTAATATTAAGTACTTTATAGAACAGGCAAAGTTAAGAGGATTAGACACTTGTCTTGCTAAAGAAAGTGCAATAATTCCTATATACGTAGGTGATGAGTCAATGTCATTTAAATTAAGTATGGAATTACAAGATGAAGGAATTTTTGTTCCACCGGCAGTTTATCCTGCTGTGCCTAAAAAAAGAGCTAGATTGAGATTTTGTTTAACAAGTGGTCATACATTTGAACAAATACAATACACCTTAGATAAAGTTCAAGAATTAATGAAAAAAGAGGGATTGTTATAG
- the rplK gene encoding 50S ribosomal protein L11 — MAKKVQSIVKLQIPAAKATPAPPVGTALGPTGINIMEFTKAFNAKTQEQAGLIIPVVITIYADRSFTFITKTPPAPVLIKKALGLESASGTPNKVKVGQLTKAQVREIAETKMPDLNAASLEAAESMIAGTARSMGITVEE; from the coding sequence ATGGCTAAAAAAGTACAATCAATAGTTAAATTACAAATACCTGCAGCAAAGGCAACACCAGCACCACCAGTTGGTACAGCTTTAGGGCCAACAGGTATTAATATTATGGAATTTACAAAGGCATTTAATGCTAAGACACAAGAACAAGCAGGATTAATCATTCCTGTTGTAATCACAATCTATGCAGATAGATCATTTACATTTATTACAAAGACACCACCAGCACCTGTTTTAATTAAAAAAGCTTTAGGATTAGAAAGTGCTTCTGGTACACCAAATAAAGTAAAAGTAGGACAATTAACAAAAGCCCAAGTAAGAGAAATTGCTGAAACAAAAATGCCTGACTTAAATGCAGCATCATTAGAGGCAGCTGAAAGCATGATAGCTGGGACAGCAAGATCAATGGGGATTACAGTCGAAGAATAA